A region of Kiritimatiellales bacterium DNA encodes the following proteins:
- a CDS encoding sulfatase-like hydrolase/transferase, with the protein MIKTKLIMTLSAAAPVLLASAAPVQRPNVIFILSDDHRADLMEFAGHPLIKTPHLNSMAAKGIYFPNAFANSPLCTPSRASFFSGKYCERTGAPRIVECASGFLELEKTFPEYLHAAGYKTGFIGKWHLGEGKKPKKGFDYWVSWNWVGGDFDFTVFANGVPVKINGFTDDWTSRKAADFVRENAGNNQPFFLYLGLKAPHLPFAFPERLSGAFDGIEIPKPASYGEDYEVTGKRGLIGTGIGVETFVGAIPKFGSWDNYSKSYYRAALSIDGSVGNVLAAVRAAGIEENTIIIYSSDHGYHIGEHALTEKHYTYRHSLRIPMVMQYPALIRGGIKSDALVMGMDIAPTVLELCGVSVPADMNGKSWLPVVQNNGAGGVHEYIYSALNTAVTEELFRTNLCVENDRYKLIWFPTLDHYELFDTKNDVDEMNNLARNAAYAGIFAEMKQALEQKIKEAEWGQSVSSALPAGVYVLGPVMTADDASVRKSIFSSSAINYDDPINVNGRTYNWKYINKSNVVNLTGHFENRKGARGYIAFPVENLQHSTGFLRLAMNDNKIPSAGLWNGRVIYVNRIGAQPFNYEHSGLPWFFEYSPPLRPGRNDVVLGFIAQGEDVPLVFPLAALRFEGKLAFPVK; encoded by the coding sequence GTGATAAAAACTAAACTGATTATGACTCTGAGTGCGGCGGCGCCGGTGTTGCTGGCGTCAGCGGCGCCGGTGCAGCGTCCGAATGTCATCTTTATTCTTTCTGATGATCACCGCGCTGATCTCATGGAATTTGCCGGGCATCCGCTGATCAAAACGCCGCATCTGAATTCCATGGCAGCCAAAGGAATTTATTTTCCGAATGCATTTGCAAACTCTCCGCTCTGCACACCGTCGCGGGCATCGTTCTTTTCCGGTAAATATTGCGAACGCACCGGCGCGCCGCGCATTGTAGAGTGTGCTTCCGGATTTCTGGAGCTGGAAAAAACGTTTCCGGAATATCTGCATGCCGCCGGTTATAAAACCGGATTCATTGGCAAGTGGCATCTGGGCGAAGGTAAGAAACCGAAGAAGGGATTTGATTACTGGGTCAGCTGGAACTGGGTCGGCGGAGATTTTGATTTTACTGTTTTTGCAAACGGCGTGCCGGTGAAAATTAACGGTTTTACCGATGACTGGACGTCACGGAAAGCCGCTGATTTTGTGCGGGAAAACGCCGGCAACAATCAGCCCTTTTTCCTTTATCTTGGATTGAAAGCGCCGCATCTGCCCTTTGCTTTTCCGGAACGGCTCAGCGGCGCATTTGACGGCATTGAAATTCCAAAGCCGGCAAGCTACGGCGAAGATTATGAGGTTACCGGAAAGCGCGGTCTCATCGGCACAGGAATCGGTGTTGAAACATTTGTCGGCGCGATCCCGAAATTTGGCAGCTGGGATAATTATTCAAAAAGTTACTATCGTGCAGCGCTGTCTATTGATGGTTCTGTCGGCAATGTTCTCGCCGCTGTCCGTGCCGCCGGAATAGAGGAGAATACAATTATTATTTATTCTTCAGATCATGGCTATCACATCGGAGAGCACGCGCTGACTGAAAAACATTATACATACCGGCATTCACTGCGGATTCCCATGGTGATGCAATATCCGGCGCTGATTCGCGGCGGGATAAAATCAGACGCGCTGGTGATGGGAATGGATATTGCACCAACTGTGCTGGAACTGTGCGGAGTTTCCGTTCCTGCGGATATGAATGGAAAAAGCTGGCTGCCGGTAGTGCAGAATAACGGCGCCGGCGGAGTTCATGAATATATCTACAGTGCACTGAATACGGCCGTAACAGAAGAACTGTTCCGTACAAACCTTTGTGTTGAGAATGATCGATATAAACTGATCTGGTTTCCGACACTTGATCATTATGAGCTGTTCGATACAAAAAATGATGTGGACGAAATGAACAATCTTGCGCGGAATGCGGCATACGCCGGCATTTTTGCTGAAATGAAACAGGCGCTCGAACAGAAAATTAAAGAAGCCGAGTGGGGACAGTCTGTTTCATCAGCATTGCCTGCCGGTGTTTATGTCCTCGGTCCGGTGATGACTGCGGATGACGCTTCTGTGCGAAAGAGTATTTTTTCCTCTTCTGCGATTAATTACGATGATCCAATAAATGTTAATGGCCGGACGTATAATTGGAAATATATTAACAAATCAAATGTGGTGAATCTCACCGGACATTTTGAAAACAGAAAAGGCGCGCGCGGTTACATCGCATTTCCCGTTGAAAATCTCCAGCATTCAACAGGATTTCTGCGTCTTGCAATGAATGATAATAAGATTCCTTCCGCCGGCCTGTGGAACGGACGGGTAATTTATGTAAACAGAATCGGCGCGCAGCCGTTCAACTATGAACACAGCGGACTGCCGTGGTTTTTTGAATACTCTCCGCCGTTGCGACCGGGGCGGAACGATGTGGTTCTCGGGTTTATTGCGCAGGGCGAAGATGTGCCGCTGGTGTTCCCGCTGGCAGCATTGCGATTTGAAGGGAAGCTGGCGTTTCCGGTAAAATAA
- a CDS encoding sulfatase-like hydrolase/transferase — translation MKRHVIEGLFAAGIFSMAGGAVSAQEKKPNIIVIFTDDQGWADLGIHGAVDDIRTPHLDQLARDGALCTSGYVTAPQCAPSRAGLMTGKYQQRFGFDHIPDGPLRLEEITVAERLNDAGYTTGMVGKWHLEPNHTCVTWGREVCPDKVDGNKVIPPGELVMKYFPEHQGFDEYFKGEIQRYWINYGLDGKNRARNGEWITIPEFRIDTQTKAALSFIDRNKSKPFFLYLAYFAPHVPLEASKKYLDRFPGEMPERRRYALAMMSAVDDGVGEIRKKLTDYRIDRNTLIFYIADNGAPLKIDMEDLPVSVPHGAWDGSMNVPWVGEKGMLMEGGIRVPYIVTWPEKIPVGTVISDPVISLDMAATAVAAAGLPPVEEFDGIDLIPHLRAGAVPERDLCWRFWQQSAIRRGKWKYLRLTDGREFLYDMDNDVHEKENLVSQYPEKAGQLRAAWLNWAQGMRPAGFPAGKMNDQEVLWYNHYLNLKKDVQ, via the coding sequence ATGAAAAGACATGTCATCGAAGGATTATTTGCTGCCGGAATTTTTTCTATGGCCGGCGGTGCGGTTTCCGCGCAGGAGAAAAAACCGAATATCATTGTAATTTTTACGGATGATCAGGGCTGGGCTGATCTCGGCATTCATGGTGCGGTGGATGATATCCGGACGCCGCATCTGGATCAGCTGGCGCGCGATGGCGCGCTTTGCACCAGCGGATATGTAACGGCGCCGCAATGTGCCCCGTCGCGCGCCGGCCTCATGACCGGAAAATATCAGCAGCGGTTCGGTTTTGATCATATTCCTGATGGACCGTTGCGGCTGGAGGAAATCACCGTGGCTGAACGTTTGAACGATGCCGGGTATACAACCGGCATGGTTGGCAAATGGCACCTGGAACCGAATCACACCTGTGTAACCTGGGGGCGTGAAGTCTGCCCGGATAAAGTAGACGGCAACAAAGTTATTCCACCGGGTGAGCTGGTGATGAAGTATTTTCCGGAGCATCAGGGCTTTGATGAATATTTTAAAGGCGAGATTCAGCGCTACTGGATTAATTACGGACTGGACGGAAAAAACCGGGCGCGCAACGGAGAGTGGATTACCATTCCGGAATTCCGCATAGACACGCAGACAAAAGCGGCGCTGTCTTTTATTGACCGGAATAAATCAAAACCGTTTTTTCTTTATCTCGCGTACTTTGCGCCGCACGTTCCGCTGGAAGCATCCAAGAAATATCTGGACCGGTTTCCCGGCGAAATGCCGGAACGCCGGCGTTATGCATTGGCCATGATGTCGGCGGTGGATGACGGCGTCGGCGAAATCCGCAAAAAACTGACCGATTACAGGATCGACCGGAACACGCTGATCTTTTACATCGCGGATAACGGCGCGCCGTTAAAAATTGATATGGAAGATCTGCCGGTGTCTGTGCCGCACGGTGCCTGGGACGGTTCAATGAATGTTCCGTGGGTCGGCGAAAAAGGAATGCTGATGGAGGGCGGAATCCGTGTGCCGTATATTGTCACCTGGCCGGAAAAAATTCCTGTCGGCACAGTAATCAGCGACCCGGTGATTTCCCTGGATATGGCAGCAACAGCTGTTGCCGCTGCCGGATTACCGCCGGTGGAAGAGTTCGATGGAATTGATCTGATTCCGCATCTGCGCGCCGGTGCGGTGCCGGAACGTGATCTATGCTGGCGGTTCTGGCAGCAGAGTGCCATCCGGCGAGGAAAATGGAAATATCTCCGGCTGACGGACGGGCGCGAATTTCTTTATGATATGGACAACGATGTTCACGAAAAAGAAAACCTGGTTTCGCAATATCCTGAAAAAGCGGGACAGCTTCGCGCTGCATGGCTGAACTGGGCGCAGGGAATGCGGCCCGCCGGATTTCCTGCTGGAAAAATGAACGATCAGGAAGTTCTCTGGTACAACCATTATTTAAATCTCAAAAAGGATGTTCAGTAA
- a CDS encoding sulfatase: MFDKLFISLAGLQFVAAGAKEPAALPNVLFILADDLGWMDTAVYGSTFYETPNINRLAEQGMLFTQAYTASPLCSPTRASILTGLYPARLGLTAPNCHIGEPNFICHLPAQAPANRKVLVPVTVNRLHEKYYTLAEAFRDAGYRTAHFGKWHLGAEPYSPLEHGYEVDIPHWHGAGPAGSYIAPWKYPGKLNFTGAPGENVEDRMGSEAVRYIQQHRNEPWYLAYWAFSVHWPMGSDAGLIMKYEEKLKTMPDSAQNHPVMGAMIEVLDRNIGRMLDVLDETGQTKNTIVIFTSDNGGAHFSDAVTQKPSTSNAPLRAGKATVYEGGIRVPLIIKWPGRIDAGKQSPAPVCSVDFYPTLMELTGVKPEEPVVFDGVSFASVCYGGAPADREIFCHYPHDTPLSGGIPSSSIRVGNWKLIRNCCDNSDNTDRFELYNLADDIGEQHNRYVQHPETAEMLEIRLQQILDDTGAIIPKLNPAYVSPGSTKTAWRDSHSVYFYTGQDGIVFPADDPRILTVDVPHQPGPFTITLQLQSDQSFAGQVEPVWDTGRPAKTREILPFQYTTAGSVQTQSVITASAGELFSLWINCANATAPVYLKSVVLQSGGEEIRKWIFTN, translated from the coding sequence ATGTTTGATAAATTATTTATTAGTTTAGCTGGACTTCAGTTTGTTGCAGCGGGAGCGAAAGAACCGGCGGCTTTGCCGAATGTATTATTTATTCTGGCTGATGATTTAGGCTGGATGGACACAGCGGTATATGGCAGTACGTTTTATGAAACACCGAACATCAACCGGCTGGCAGAACAGGGAATGCTGTTTACACAGGCATATACCGCCAGTCCCCTCTGTTCACCGACGCGCGCCAGTATTTTGACTGGTCTTTATCCGGCTCGGCTCGGCTTGACTGCTCCGAACTGCCACATCGGCGAGCCTAACTTTATCTGCCATCTGCCGGCACAGGCGCCTGCAAACAGAAAAGTGCTTGTCCCCGTCACGGTGAATCGTCTGCACGAGAAATATTATACGCTGGCGGAGGCGTTCAGGGATGCCGGTTACCGGACGGCGCATTTCGGCAAGTGGCATTTGGGTGCGGAACCGTATTCGCCGCTGGAGCATGGATATGAGGTGGATATCCCGCATTGGCACGGGGCGGGACCGGCGGGCAGTTATATTGCGCCATGGAAATATCCGGGCAAATTAAACTTCACCGGCGCGCCCGGTGAAAATGTTGAAGACCGCATGGGCAGTGAAGCCGTTCGGTACATTCAACAGCACCGGAACGAACCCTGGTATTTGGCGTACTGGGCATTTTCTGTTCATTGGCCGATGGGGTCTGATGCCGGTCTGATTATGAAATACGAGGAAAAACTGAAGACGATGCCGGACAGCGCGCAAAACCATCCGGTCATGGGAGCCATGATTGAGGTGCTGGACCGGAACATCGGGCGGATGCTGGATGTGCTGGATGAAACCGGGCAAACGAAAAATACAATTGTCATTTTTACTTCGGATAACGGTGGTGCGCACTTCAGTGATGCCGTCACCCAAAAACCGTCAACGAGTAATGCGCCGTTGCGTGCCGGAAAAGCGACGGTTTATGAAGGCGGAATCCGTGTTCCGTTAATTATAAAATGGCCGGGACGCATTGATGCCGGAAAACAAAGTCCCGCGCCGGTTTGCAGTGTTGATTTTTATCCGACACTCATGGAACTCACCGGCGTTAAACCGGAGGAACCGGTAGTGTTTGACGGAGTCAGTTTTGCTTCCGTTTGTTATGGCGGCGCGCCGGCGGATCGTGAAATTTTCTGTCATTATCCGCATGATACGCCGCTCTCCGGCGGGATTCCATCCTCGTCTATCCGGGTTGGAAACTGGAAGCTGATTCGCAATTGTTGCGACAACTCTGATAATACCGACCGGTTTGAGCTGTATAATCTCGCCGATGATATCGGTGAACAGCATAATCGGTACGTGCAACATCCGGAAACTGCAGAAATGTTAGAAATTCGTCTTCAGCAGATTTTGGATGATACCGGTGCGATTATTCCTAAGTTGAATCCGGCATATGTTTCGCCGGGATCAACGAAAACCGCATGGCGGGATTCCCACAGCGTCTATTTTTATACCGGCCAGGACGGCATTGTTTTTCCGGCAGATGATCCGCGCATTCTTACGGTGGACGTACCGCATCAGCCGGGACCGTTCACCATTACGCTTCAGCTCCAGTCTGACCAGTCCTTTGCCGGACAGGTTGAACCGGTATGGGATACCGGCAGGCCTGCCAAAACCAGAGAGATTCTGCCGTTCCAATATACAACCGCCGGCAGTGTTCAAACACAGTCTGTTATCACTGCCTCCGCCGGTGAACTGTTCAGTTTATGGATTAATTGCGCGAACGCAACCGCGCCAGTCTATCTGAAGTCTGTTGTACTTCAATCGGGCGGTGAAGAAATCAGAAAATGGATTTTTACAAATTAA
- a CDS encoding uroporphyrinogen decarboxylase family protein: MTSRERIERAIRFETPDRLPFNFWMDRRRMNELNSKYGEDFRVTRFDADVVEAMCMIPFPTGRFEEKAGSAWMVEPLFRDWNETLQIRLPDPEDTKLTAPAEAVLKKYPDKAVIADLPNVLTHVEMMMSQADFYMDLMDEPELISAFFHRMSDVMAAVAERLCKLDITALYVMDDVAANSGLLISPAQLREYILPHWKKVIDVAHTYNKPVFFHTDGKITELYDLFADELNIRMLNPVQPDLQDVGSFSRTYKGRTGIYGGLYTGRIHMMSPVEIRDHVFDLFEKAGQGGGLIVSSHDLDISTTEEQLTVLVDAIKECRYE, from the coding sequence ATGACTTCACGCGAACGCATTGAGCGGGCAATCCGGTTTGAAACACCGGACCGGCTGCCGTTCAATTTCTGGATGGATCGCCGGAGAATGAATGAGCTGAATTCCAAATACGGCGAAGATTTCCGGGTTACCCGTTTCGACGCAGATGTTGTTGAGGCAATGTGCATGATCCCGTTTCCGACCGGACGGTTTGAAGAAAAGGCGGGATCGGCCTGGATGGTTGAACCGCTGTTCCGTGACTGGAATGAAACACTGCAGATCAGGCTGCCGGATCCTGAGGATACGAAGCTGACCGCACCGGCGGAAGCTGTATTAAAAAAATATCCGGATAAAGCGGTGATTGCTGATCTGCCGAATGTTTTGACGCATGTAGAAATGATGATGTCGCAGGCGGATTTTTATATGGACCTGATGGATGAACCGGAGTTGATTTCTGCATTCTTTCATCGCATGTCCGATGTGATGGCGGCAGTGGCAGAACGGTTATGCAAACTTGATATTACAGCGCTCTATGTGATGGACGATGTCGCGGCGAACAGCGGCCTGCTGATATCGCCGGCACAACTCCGCGAGTATATTCTGCCGCATTGGAAAAAAGTGATTGACGTTGCACACACATACAATAAGCCCGTTTTTTTTCACACAGATGGAAAAATAACGGAATTATATGATTTATTCGCCGATGAGTTGAACATCAGAATGCTGAATCCGGTTCAACCGGATTTGCAGGATGTCGGCAGTTTTTCCAGAACATATAAAGGACGCACCGGGATTTACGGCGGACTTTATACCGGACGGATTCACATGATGTCGCCGGTCGAAATTCGCGATCATGTGTTTGATTTGTTTGAGAAAGCCGGGCAGGGCGGCGGGCTGATTGTTTCGTCGCATGACCTGGATATATCCACAACCGAAGAGCAGTTGACTGTGCTGGTTGACGCAATTAAGGAGTGCAGATACGAATGA
- a CDS encoding glycosyl hydrolase family 65 protein, protein MKKTVFTAVLICAGIAGAKGTVDTNLTSFSFSAQPAVSRWYNDYLSRFFTGRVTENATYSMEYKAIADVWLSGAFWDRQPVQLSTRNRLLNTPINSEGFISAQQHPANSLDIGWPFPVWPQVPGGHKGISAGWHFYDEPWPWELVIKNVRNHPKMYPDVMGAAAAKAWTLDQMTDGGLIPARRVWKLDAAGTHPSLTSPAGTTLDAYNCPYIQIRWSSSGAIDGEYTPYMEWLGGGESNWSETRRMYFYPEKTPLSESTGGLFHSSLPLYRHPEWTGRIERIRFTFPTDGTARTFFIHSIFSHWDTRHLVNNAIYIKAANEYFRWTGDYGFLRQIMPRLRTALRYMMDEGHALELDNIRCTWPGHDGRPGYDVDANGKKTFRIGHGKGGNYWDLLPMGWDDMYTTTHYYASLLVMAQLEELAAENPGWDVPAGVAKFDPAFLREHAAKVKENTNKKFWNDKDRRFTGCIDADGVVRDYGFTFVNLEAVYYGIASGGHAREIFKWINGERIVRNDTSRGKDIYIFRLAPRATTKRNVGWYGHSWTGPETLPFGGQVQDGGAVLGFSFYDVMSRIKILGADNAWKRLMEIYNWDDEVQKYGGYRKYYGDGKGGTTLQGGGTAGGIGIDFEFTESSMISAVIPFGFMGLNPDGNVLNIMPNLPKACPEMTVRNLRYHGTPLDVTVSAQRAEIQVKSAPPAELKIRFSGGEIITIRDAGRYLFERELK, encoded by the coding sequence ATGAAAAAAACAGTTTTTACCGCAGTATTAATCTGCGCCGGAATTGCCGGCGCCAAAGGAACGGTCGATACAAACCTGACCTCGTTTTCCTTCTCTGCACAGCCGGCGGTGTCCCGCTGGTACAACGATTATCTGTCCAGATTTTTCACCGGGCGCGTGACGGAAAATGCAACATATTCGATGGAATATAAAGCCATTGCGGATGTATGGCTGAGCGGTGCTTTCTGGGACCGGCAACCGGTTCAGCTTTCCACCCGAAACCGTCTGCTGAACACGCCGATAAACAGCGAAGGGTTTATCTCTGCGCAGCAGCATCCGGCCAATTCACTGGACATCGGCTGGCCTTTTCCTGTCTGGCCGCAGGTGCCGGGCGGGCACAAAGGAATTTCTGCCGGCTGGCATTTTTATGATGAGCCGTGGCCGTGGGAACTGGTTATCAAAAATGTCCGCAATCATCCGAAGATGTATCCGGATGTTATGGGCGCTGCTGCCGCAAAGGCGTGGACGCTGGATCAGATGACCGATGGCGGGCTGATTCCCGCCCGGCGAGTCTGGAAACTTGACGCTGCCGGGACACATCCATCGCTCACGTCTCCGGCAGGCACAACGCTGGATGCATATAACTGCCCGTATATTCAAATCCGCTGGAGCAGTTCCGGTGCAATTGATGGCGAATATACGCCGTACATGGAATGGCTTGGCGGGGGCGAATCGAACTGGAGCGAAACGCGCCGGATGTATTTCTATCCCGAAAAAACACCGCTCAGCGAATCCACCGGCGGACTGTTCCATTCCAGTCTGCCGCTTTACCGGCATCCTGAATGGACCGGAAGAATTGAACGTATCCGGTTTACGTTTCCGACGGACGGAACGGCACGAACATTTTTTATTCATTCCATTTTTTCGCATTGGGACACCCGTCATCTGGTGAATAATGCCATCTATATTAAAGCGGCGAATGAATATTTCCGCTGGACCGGCGATTACGGTTTTCTCCGGCAGATCATGCCGCGTCTGCGGACAGCGCTCCGGTATATGATGGATGAGGGACATGCATTGGAATTAGATAACATTCGCTGCACCTGGCCGGGACACGACGGACGTCCGGGATATGATGTGGATGCGAACGGTAAAAAGACCTTTCGTATCGGTCACGGCAAAGGCGGAAATTACTGGGATCTTCTGCCGATGGGCTGGGATGATATGTATACAACGACGCATTATTACGCGTCGCTGCTGGTCATGGCACAGCTTGAAGAACTGGCGGCGGAGAATCCGGGCTGGGATGTGCCGGCAGGAGTTGCAAAATTTGATCCGGCTTTTCTTCGCGAACATGCAGCAAAAGTAAAAGAAAACACGAATAAAAAATTCTGGAATGATAAAGACAGGCGTTTCACCGGTTGTATTGATGCCGATGGTGTTGTGCGGGATTATGGTTTTACGTTCGTTAATCTTGAAGCGGTGTATTACGGCATTGCCAGTGGCGGGCATGCACGGGAAATTTTCAAATGGATTAACGGCGAACGGATCGTCCGTAACGATACGTCGCGCGGGAAAGATATTTATATCTTCCGGCTTGCGCCGCGTGCGACGACAAAACGTAATGTCGGATGGTACGGGCATTCATGGACAGGCCCGGAAACGCTTCCCTTTGGCGGACAGGTGCAGGACGGCGGTGCAGTACTTGGTTTTTCATTCTACGATGTGATGAGCCGTATCAAAATTCTTGGTGCGGATAATGCATGGAAACGGCTGATGGAAATTTATAACTGGGACGATGAGGTTCAAAAATACGGCGGCTACCGGAAATATTATGGCGATGGTAAAGGCGGGACAACACTTCAGGGCGGCGGCACCGCCGGCGGAATCGGAATTGATTTTGAGTTCACCGAAAGCAGCATGATTTCTGCCGTTATTCCGTTTGGTTTCATGGGCTTAAATCCGGATGGAAATGTGCTGAACATAATGCCGAACCTGCCGAAAGCCTGTCCGGAAATGACCGTGCGTAATCTGCGTTATCACGGTACGCCGCTCGATGTTACCGTTTCCGCACAGCGTGCAGAAATCCAGGTGAAATCCGCTCCACCGGCGGAGTTGAAAATCCGGTTTTCCGGCGGAGAGATTATTACAATCCGTGATGCCGGCAGATATCTGTTCGAAAGGGAGTTGAAGTGA
- a CDS encoding sulfatase, whose amino-acid sequence MKRRDFIGTAGAAAALPILSRSAGRKAVRRPNILFVFADQLRSMELGCYGGKQVRTPNIDRLAKEGVRFSHAISTYPVCSPFRGMLMTGNFPMKNGMVMNDHFMRNPSPYFAEVCRANGYQTGYIGKWHIDGRGRQAHIPPERRRGFDFWRTLECTHDYFNSNYYFQDETTMRKWEGYDAVSQTDCACEFIQQNAGADPFCLFLAWGPPHDPYIAPPEYIKRFPRERIQLRKNVDDFNAAEKMWSESDTLLPESYQATRNAFMTNLRDKSNAAIKTWYQGYYASIEVLDDCMGRLLDTLQQTGLLDDTIIVFTSDHGDILGSHRQYGKTLPYEESIRIPFIVRYPEKIKPATRTDALLAPVDMMPTLLSLAGLDCPPVDGKDISRAMQGREEELQDAVLIMRMVWLSTNWITNGSGPWRGVRTKQYTYARRSDTGAPWMLFDNEKDPQQLQNLINTPAYAGLVKQLDAKTDELLKAAGDPEDPVKIANLIWQERAQMKMPISRDVLFPEKIPAGSGFYS is encoded by the coding sequence ATGAAACGAAGAGATTTTATCGGAACTGCCGGCGCGGCAGCAGCACTGCCGATTTTGTCGCGTTCTGCCGGGAGGAAAGCCGTCCGCCGGCCGAATATTCTGTTTGTTTTTGCCGATCAGCTCCGCTCGATGGAACTCGGGTGTTATGGCGGGAAACAGGTGCGTACACCGAATATCGACCGGTTGGCAAAAGAAGGTGTCCGCTTTTCGCACGCGATCAGCACTTATCCGGTCTGTTCGCCGTTTCGCGGAATGCTGATGACCGGAAATTTTCCAATGAAAAACGGTATGGTCATGAATGATCATTTTATGAGAAATCCGTCGCCGTATTTCGCCGAAGTGTGCCGGGCGAACGGTTATCAGACCGGTTATATCGGCAAGTGGCATATCGACGGTCGCGGCCGGCAGGCGCATATTCCGCCGGAACGGCGGCGCGGGTTTGATTTTTGGCGTACGCTGGAATGTACCCATGACTATTTCAATTCGAACTATTACTTTCAGGATGAGACAACCATGCGGAAATGGGAAGGATATGATGCAGTTTCGCAGACCGATTGCGCCTGCGAATTTATTCAGCAGAATGCCGGTGCGGATCCGTTCTGCCTGTTTCTTGCGTGGGGGCCGCCGCATGACCCGTATATTGCTCCTCCGGAATATATAAAACGCTTTCCCCGTGAACGGATCCAGCTGCGTAAGAATGTGGATGATTTTAATGCTGCTGAAAAAATGTGGAGTGAAAGCGATACATTGCTACCGGAAAGCTATCAGGCAACGCGGAACGCATTTATGACAAATCTTCGCGACAAGTCAAACGCAGCGATCAAAACATGGTATCAGGGCTATTATGCGTCGATTGAAGTGCTTGATGATTGTATGGGACGTCTGCTGGATACACTGCAGCAGACCGGCCTGCTGGATGATACAATTATTGTGTTCACATCGGACCACGGAGACATCCTCGGTTCGCACCGGCAATACGGGAAAACACTGCCGTATGAAGAGTCCATCCGTATTCCGTTTATCGTGCGTTATCCTGAAAAAATAAAACCGGCAACCCGGACGGATGCACTGCTGGCACCGGTGGATATGATGCCGACGCTGCTTTCACTGGCCGGACTTGACTGTCCGCCGGTCGATGGAAAAGATATCAGCAGAGCCATGCAGGGACGCGAGGAGGAGCTGCAGGATGCGGTTCTGATTATGCGAATGGTCTGGTTGAGTACGAACTGGATTACCAACGGCAGCGGCCCGTGGCGCGGTGTTCGCACAAAACAGTATACGTATGCCCGCCGTTCCGATACCGGCGCGCCGTGGATGCTTTTTGATAATGAAAAGGATCCGCAGCAGTTACAAAATCTGATTAATACTCCGGCATACGCCGGACTGGTAAAACAGCTCGATGCGAAAACGGATGAACTTTTGAAAGCAGCCGGCGACCCGGAAGACCCGGTAAAGATTGCAAACCTGATCTGGCAGGAGCGTGCTCAAATGAAAATGCCGATCAGCCGCGATGTGCTTTTCCCTGAGAAAATTCCGGCGGGCTCGGGATTCTATTCATAA